CCACGCTGGTGCTGGGCCACGTGCAGGAGGAAGCCACGCTGCTGGAGCTGGCCACCCAGGGCGCGGACGCCGTGGCGCGTGCCAGCGTCGAGGCGGCCGAGCACCTGATGGCCTCGGCGCAGGCGCTGGTGCAGGCCGCCGGCGTGCCGCACGAGACCGAGGTCGGCCTGGGGCCGGTGGCGGCCACGCTGGTGGACATGGCCGAGCGCTGCGGCTGCGACGCGCTGATCATCGGCGCGCGCGGCCTGGGCGGGCTGCGCGGAGCGCTGCTGGGTTCGGTGTCGCAGCAGCTGGTACACCTCAGCACGGTGCCGGTCACGGTGGTCAAGCATGGCGAGGCGGTGCACGACGAGGCCGAAGACTCGGACATGGCCTGAGATCGTAAACACGCTCTGAGAGCGTGTTTACGATCCCCGCGCGGGTGCGCGAGCGCGGCCTCGGGCGGTCTGCGGCGTTGCAAATCCTCGCGATAGCACGGGCTATCGCTGCGGTTTGCGCCTGGCAGCCCATCCCGATCCGCACCCGCGCCCCTGCGCGCGGAGATCGTAAACGCGCTCTGAGCGCGCCCCGCGCCCATGAAGAAACGCCGGCAAGGCCGGCGTTTCGTTTGTCTGCTACTGGTTTTGCTACTCTAAGGATTTGTCCGTAAATTAAAATTCCCCCGAGTCGCCCGTGATGCGAAGAAGGAGCGATAAATGGCCAAGGCGCATGCCAATTCGTGGGAGGTAACGGACGAGTTCTGGAAACTGGTAGAGCCGCTGGTGCCACAGCCAGTGCGCGATCCAGGCAAGCACTACGAACGCGCAGCCGGGGCGGGCCGCCCCGCAAAACCGCCACGGCTGGTGTTCGAGGCCATCATGTATGTGCTGCGCACAGGCTGCCAGTGGAAGGCGCTGCCGGCTGAACGCTTTGGCAGCGCCAGCGCGATCCATCACAAGTTCATGCTGTGGTCCAAGGCCGGGTTCTTCGAGAACCTGTGGAAGGCAGGGCTGGCCGAATACGACGACTGTGAAGGCATCGCCTGGCGCTGGCAGAGCATCGACGGCGCCATGTTCAAGGCGCCCTTGGCGCAGGAAGCTGTGGGGCGCAACCCGACGGATCGGGGAAAAAAAAGGCAGCAAGCGTCACCTGCTGGTGGACGGGCGTGGCGTCCCGTTGTCGCTCGTCGTGACCGGGGCGAACGCGCACGACGTGACGCAACTTGAGGCCGTGTTGTCTTGCTGCATGGTCAAACGCCCCACGCCCAAGCAGCGGCGCAGCAAGCACCTATGTGCTGATGCGGGCTACCCGGGCAAGAACGCCATGAAGATCATTCTGGCCCACGGCTATATCCCGCATGTGGTGGGCCGCAAAAGCGAGGCAGAGCACAAAAAGCGTGATCCGAAGAAAAAAGCGCGCCGTTGGGTTGTGGAGCCTTGCCATGGCTGGTTCAACCGGTTCAGGAAATTACTGGTGCGCTACGAGAAGCTGGAGCACACGTTCCTCGCACTCAACCATCTCGCCGCCGCCATCATCGCGCTGCGGAAAATCCACCTGCCCGTTAATATTATTTACGGATAAATCCTAAATATAGCTGTCAGCGCTTTCTACACAAGGCCTCAAGCCGCTTTTCGCCAATATTTTGCGTCGGCTGGGCGCTGCAGCTTGCCATGCGGCAGGCTGGCCAGGCGGGCAAACATGCGCCGGCAATAGCCCGCGACCCACAGGCATTTGTTCAACTCATCGACGGGCAGCGGGCCGGAGACCACGACCAGGTCGTTGGCGTCGTCGATGCGCCCGGCGGCGCGCAGGCGCCGGCGCGCGTGCGCGGCCCAGGACTGGATGCGCGCCGGGCTGCCGTGCTGGTGCATCTCGCCGGTGTGCCGGTCGAAGGCAATCGCCACGGTGTCGGTCTTCAGGCGAAAGCGTCGCTCGCCGGTCACGGTGCTGGGTTGGTCGCGCAGGTCGTAGAGGTAGTAGCTGCCGGCCTTGAGCTGGTATTGCAAGTCCATGGTCGATCGTCTCCGGGGGGCATTGTCCGGGCGCTGCCGGGCTGCCAAGGCCCGAACAACGCCCGATGTGCAGGGCATTTGCCCGCACCAGGCAATGGCTATCGTAGCAGCGCAAACGATTGTGAAAGCCCTGCCGCCTGCGCGCAAGGCGCGGGGCCGGGCAAGGCGTAACCAGCGTCAGGGCGCTGGGAGGTTATGCGTTGAAGGGGCTGGCCCTCAGAAATCGACCAGGCTCAGGCCGACGCTGAAGACGGTGCGCTTCCTGTTGTAGTCCACCAGGCTGTCGCCATAGCCCGAAAACAGCTGCGTGTGCAGCCGCAGGTTGCTGCGCGGGCCGACCAGCTGTCCGCCCAGCACCTGCATCCAGTCCAGCCGCACCGAGCCGCGCGCGCTGCCGGCCAGGGCGTGGCGTGTGGTCAGCGTCAGGCGGTGGTCGCGGTTGACGTTCCAGCCCAGGGCGAACTCGGCGCGGCCGATGTGCTCGACGATGCCCGGGTTGTTGTCCTTGTCGCCGCCTTCCTTGATGCGCTTCCACACGCGGGCCGTGAGGCTGAAGCGGTCATCGAGCTCCAGGCCGGTCATCAGGTAGGTGCGGTTCCAGCTGCGCGACAGCGGGTCGCTCTGGCCGTTGGACTGGTGTACCAGGCCGATGCCGCTGTAGCGCCAGCGCCAGCCAAAGGGCAATTTGGCGTCGGTCGGATAGACGTACATGACCTCTGGCTCGTGGTCGGTGTTGCGAAACGGGCGCGAGATGCCGGGCGAGAACAGCTGCCAGTACGACTGCTGGGTGTAGCCGGCCCACAGCGAGTCGCGCAGGCCGCCGCGCGTGGGCAGCAGGCCGGTGGCCAGCTTGGTGCGCACCGACAGCTGCACGCGCATTTCGGTGCTGCGGTAGTCCACGCTGGAGCCGGCGCTGTTGATGGGGTTTTCCGACAGGGGCTGGCGGTTGACGCTGCTGGCCGCCACCACCGACACGCTCATGGGCCGGTAGCCGCGAAAGCGCAGCTTGCCGCAGTCGGTGGCATCTTCCAGCTCCCAAAAGCGCGCCAGCGTGCTGTGCTGCTCGTCGCGGCAGCCGTCGGCCAGGGTGATCTCGATGGGCGGGGCCGGCGGTACGGCAGCCGGGGCCAGCGTGAGCACGGGTGTAGCGGCGCCGGGGTCGGCATTCCAGGAGGATGCCTGCGGGACGCCCGGCGCGGTCGGCGCCGGCTGCCCGCCAGCCCACTGGTCGAAGCAGGCCAGGCGCGCCTGATCCGCGTCCAGGGCGGCACACTGGCGCCAGCCGGCCTGGGCGCTGCTGCCCATGTCCGGGGCGGCGGGACTGGGCTGGGCCAGGGTCGGCAGTGCTGCGGCGGACAGGGCGCAGCTCAGGGCAATGCGGGTCAGGGTAGTCATGGCGGATTTTGGGTGTTTTTCGGGTTTTGCCCTTGCTGGACAAGCGCTGACAGCTATCAATTTTGCGTTTTGCGTTTTGCGTTTTGCGGCTGCTCGCGCTCAACGCCCAACCTCTCCCACCGCCCGGGCGGCGAACTCGGCGCGCAACTGGCGCAGTTTCTCGCGCGGGTCTTCGCGCGCGGTGGCGGCGTCGAGTTTCATCTCGGCGATGAAGCGGCTGGGCTGGCAGGCCACCATCTCGCGGCCTTTCTTGCGCTTTTTCGTCCAGCTCACGGCCAGGGTGCGCTGCGCGCGGGTGATGCCGACGTACATCAGCCGGCGCTCCTCCTGCAGCCGGGCGGCCACGTCTTCGGCCAGCTGCTGCTGGCGGCCTTCGTCGTCGTCCAGCTTGAAGGGCAACATGCCCTCGGTGGCGCCGGCCAGGATGACGTGCGGCCACTCCAGGCCCTTGCTGGCGTGCAGGGTCGAGAGCACTACCATGTCCTGCTCCTGTTCGCGTTCGGAGATGGTGGACAGCAGGGCAATGGTCTGCGCGACTTCCAGCAGGCTTTTGGTCTCGCGCTGCGTGCTGGCGCCGGCGGCGTCGCCCTCCTGCCCGCCGGCGCGCTGGGCCATCCAGTCGCAGAACTCCAGCACGTTGCTCCAGCGCGCGGCGGCGACTTTTTCGCTGTCCTCGCTGTCGTGCAGGTACTGCTCGTAGCCGATGTCCTGCAGCCAGTCGGCGAGAAACGTGCGCGCCGCCTCGGCCCCGTGGGTGTGGCGGGCGCGGTATTCCAGCTCGTTGATGAGGCGGCCGAACTCGGCCAGGCCGTCGAGCGCGCGCTTGGGGAGTGCTGCGGCCAGCATGGCGTTGAACAGCGCGCCGAACAGGCTGGTGCGGTGCTGCGCGGCGAACTGGCCCAGGGCGCCCAGCGTGGTGTGGCCGATGCCGCGTCTGGGCGTGGCCACGGCGCGCAAAAAGGCCGGGTCGTCGTCGTTGTTGATCCACAGCCGGAACCAGGCGCACAGGTCGCGGATCTCGGCGCGGTCGAAAAACGACGTGCCGCCCGAGACCTTGTAGGGAATGCTGGCGCGGCGCAGCGCTTTTTCGAACGGCTTGGCCTGGTGGTTGGCGCGGTAGAGGATGGCAAAGCTCTTCCAGGCCGGCGGCGGGTTGGCGCCGGCGCGCAAGGACAGGATGCGCGCCACGGCACGCTCGGCCTCGTGCTCCTCGTTGTTGCAGTCCAGCACGCGCACCGGCTCGCCCTCGCCCAGCTCGGAAAACAGCGTCTTCGGAAACAGCTTGGGATTCGGCCCGATGACGTGGTTGGCCGCGCGCAGGATGGCGCTGGTCGAGCGGTAGTTCTGCTCCAGCTTGATGACCTTGAGCTGCGGGAAGTCCACCGGCAGTTTTTTGAGGTTGTCCAGCGTGGCGCCGCGCCAGCCGTAGATGCTCTGGTCGTCGTCGCCCACGGCGGTGAAGTGCGCCCGCTCGCCCACCAGCAGCTTGAGCAGCTCGTACTGCGTGGCGTTGGTGTCCTGGTATTCATCGACCAGCACATGACCCAGCAGGCGCTGCCACTTCTGGCGCACCTCGGAGTGGTGCTTGAGCAGGCGCATGGGCAGGCCGATCAGGTCGTCGAAGTCCACGCTCTGATAGGCGGCCAGGCGCTCTTCGTAGCGCTGCATGATCAGAGCGATGTTGCGCTCGTGGTCGTCCTGGGCCATGGCCAGCGCCCGGCGCGCGTCCCAGCCCTGGTTCTTCCAGCCGCTGATGGCCCATTGCCACTGGCGCGCGGTAGCCGCGTCGGCGGTGCCGCCGGCGCAGTCCTTGAGGATGCTGGTCACATCGTCCTGATCCAGGATGCTGAAATTGGGCTTGAGCCCCAGCACGTGGCCGTCCTCGCGCACCAGGCGCACGCCCAGGGCGTGGAAGGTGCATACCAGCACGTCCCGGGCGGCGCGCCCGATCAGGCCGGATGCGCGCTCGCGCATCTCGGCGGCGGCCTTGTTGGTGAAGGTGATGGCGGCGATGCGCCGGGGCTGCAGGCCGGTCTCGATCAGCCGGGCGATCTTGTGCGTGATGACGCGCGTCTTGCCCGAGCCGGCTCCGGCCAGCACCAGGCAGGGGCCTTGGGTGTGGTGGACGGCTTGCAGCTGGGCCAGGTTCAGACCGGACATGGAAATGCGAAATCGCGCAAAGCGCAGCAAAGGCTGGAAGGATGGGGCAGCAGCAGGCGAGTGTTCGCTTTTTTGATAGCTGCCAGCGCAGACAGGGCGTGGGTTTGGGCCGCTTTTTCCTGTATTTCAGGGGGCTGGGAGGGGGTGGCGCAGCCCGCACGGGCCTGGCAGCGGCGGCCAAGCCCGCGATGATAGCGAGGCCGGCGCAACCCGGCATGGCTGGCCTGCATGGGCGGCTTTGGCCGTGTTCCGGCTGCCACAATCGCGCCGGTGCTGTCCATCCTGTCCGTCACTTTTCCCTTCTTCGCCCTGGTGCTGGCCGGCTATGGCGCCACGCGCCGGGGGCTGCTGCCGCTGCCTGCCATCGCCGGCCTGAACAGCTTCGTGCTGTACTTTGCCCTGCCGTGCATGTTGTATCGCTTCGGCGCGCATACGCCCGTGGCGCAGCTGCTCGATGCGCGCGTGGCCGCCGTCTATCTGGCCAGCGGCCTGCTCATGGTGCTGGGCGCGGTGGCGGCCACGCGCGCGCGCTGGGGCTGGAACGATGCCGCCTTCGGCGCGCTGGTGGCTGCCTTTCCGAACTCGGGCTTCATGGGCGTGCCGCTGCTGGTGGCGCTGCTGGGCGAGGACAGCGCCGGCACGGTGATCCCGACCATGGCGCTGGACATGATCGTGACCTCCTCGCTGTGCGTGGCGCTGTCGCGCCTGTCGCTGGGCGGGGGCAGCGCCGCCCGCGCGCTGCGCCTGGCACTGCGCGGCGTACTGGCCAATCCGCTGCCCTGGGCCATCGCCCTGGGCGGGCTGGCGTCCGCCAGCTCCTTCGAGCTGCCCGGGCCGCTGGATCAGACCGTGGCCATGCTGGCCGCCGCTGCCTCGCCGGTGGCCCTGTTCACCATCGGCGCGGTGCTGGCGCGCTCGCAGATGAGTCTGCACGAGCAGGTGCCGGCGCGCGACTACGTGCCGCTGGCGCTGGCCAAGTTGCTGGCGCATCCGCTGCTGGTCTGGCTGGGCTGCCAGGCGCTGCGGCTGGCCGGCTGGCCGCTGCCGCCGCTGGCCGAGACCACGCTGGTGCTGGTGGCGGCGCTGCCCAGCGCCAGCAATGTCTCGCTGCTGGCCGAGCGCTTCGAGGCGCACGGCGGGCGCATCGCCCGCATCATCCTGGTCAGCACGGCGCTGGCCTTCGGCACCTTCTCGGTGGCGGTGGCCTGGCTGACCTGACAGGCCCGGCCAGCCGGCAGGCCGGGGCAGCCCTCTCCTACAGGCATGGACGGTCGGGCCGCACGGCCTGGCTGTGTGCTGCGGCGCACCATTGGATTCAGGCGCACTGCTTGCAGT
This portion of the Melaminivora jejuensis genome encodes:
- a CDS encoding phospholipase A, with amino-acid sequence MTTLTRIALSCALSAAALPTLAQPSPAAPDMGSSAQAGWRQCAALDADQARLACFDQWAGGQPAPTAPGVPQASSWNADPGAATPVLTLAPAAVPPAPPIEITLADGCRDEQHSTLARFWELEDATDCGKLRFRGYRPMSVSVVAASSVNRQPLSENPINSAGSSVDYRSTEMRVQLSVRTKLATGLLPTRGGLRDSLWAGYTQQSYWQLFSPGISRPFRNTDHEPEVMYVYPTDAKLPFGWRWRYSGIGLVHQSNGQSDPLSRSWNRTYLMTGLELDDRFSLTARVWKRIKEGGDKDNNPGIVEHIGRAEFALGWNVNRDHRLTLTTRHALAGSARGSVRLDWMQVLGGQLVGPRSNLRLHTQLFSGYGDSLVDYNRKRTVFSVGLSLVDF
- a CDS encoding ATP-dependent helicase is translated as MSGLNLAQLQAVHHTQGPCLVLAGAGSGKTRVITHKIARLIETGLQPRRIAAITFTNKAAAEMRERASGLIGRAARDVLVCTFHALGVRLVREDGHVLGLKPNFSILDQDDVTSILKDCAGGTADAATARQWQWAISGWKNQGWDARRALAMAQDDHERNIALIMQRYEERLAAYQSVDFDDLIGLPMRLLKHHSEVRQKWQRLLGHVLVDEYQDTNATQYELLKLLVGERAHFTAVGDDDQSIYGWRGATLDNLKKLPVDFPQLKVIKLEQNYRSTSAILRAANHVIGPNPKLFPKTLFSELGEGEPVRVLDCNNEEHEAERAVARILSLRAGANPPPAWKSFAILYRANHQAKPFEKALRRASIPYKVSGGTSFFDRAEIRDLCAWFRLWINNDDDPAFLRAVATPRRGIGHTTLGALGQFAAQHRTSLFGALFNAMLAAALPKRALDGLAEFGRLINELEYRARHTHGAEAARTFLADWLQDIGYEQYLHDSEDSEKVAAARWSNVLEFCDWMAQRAGGQEGDAAGASTQRETKSLLEVAQTIALLSTISEREQEQDMVVLSTLHASKGLEWPHVILAGATEGMLPFKLDDDEGRQQQLAEDVAARLQEERRLMYVGITRAQRTLAVSWTKKRKKGREMVACQPSRFIAEMKLDAATAREDPREKLRQLRAEFAARAVGEVGR
- a CDS encoding AEC family transporter, which translates into the protein MLSILSVTFPFFALVLAGYGATRRGLLPLPAIAGLNSFVLYFALPCMLYRFGAHTPVAQLLDARVAAVYLASGLLMVLGAVAATRARWGWNDAAFGALVAAFPNSGFMGVPLLVALLGEDSAGTVIPTMALDMIVTSSLCVALSRLSLGGGSAARALRLALRGVLANPLPWAIALGGLASASSFELPGPLDQTVAMLAAAASPVALFTIGAVLARSQMSLHEQVPARDYVPLALAKLLAHPLLVWLGCQALRLAGWPLPPLAETTLVLVAALPSASNVSLLAERFEAHGGRIARIILVSTALAFGTFSVAVAWLT
- a CDS encoding IS5 family transposase (programmed frameshift); amino-acid sequence: MAKAHANSWEVTDEFWKLVEPLVPQPVRDPGKHYERAAGAGRPAKPPRLVFEAIMYVLRTGCQWKALPAERFGSASAIHHKFMLWSKAGFFENLWKAGLAEYDDCEGIAWRWQSIDGAMFKAPLAQEAVGRNPTDRGKKRGSKRHLLVDGRGVPLSLVVTGANAHDVTQLEAVLSCCMVKRPTPKQRRSKHLCADAGYPGKNAMKIILAHGYIPHVVGRKSEAEHKKRDPKKKARRWVVEPCHGWFNRFRKLLVRYEKLEHTFLALNHLAAAIIALRKIHLPVNIIYG
- a CDS encoding universal stress protein — translated: MLRIMIAVDGSPLALDAVAHALDLVRRGGLQATLVLGHVQEEATLLELATQGADAVARASVEAAEHLMASAQALVQAAGVPHETEVGLGPVAATLVDMAERCGCDALIIGARGLGGLRGALLGSVSQQLVHLSTVPVTVVKHGEAVHDEAEDSDMA